Genomic DNA from Tachyglossus aculeatus isolate mTacAcu1 chromosome 10, mTacAcu1.pri, whole genome shotgun sequence:
gtctccccccactttagactgcaacctcgttgttgggcaggggacgtgtccaccacctctgctgcggtgtgctctcccaagcgcttagtccagtgctctgcgcacggtaagcgctcactacattcagtcattcaattgtatttattgagcgcttactgtgtgcggaccactggactaagtaataataatggtatttgttaagcgcttactaggtgcagagcactgttctaagcgctgattaagcgattgggaagtagaattcagcaccaaagagagacaatccctgcccacaaggggcttacagtctagaagaggagggagacagacattggctgtgtgactttgggcaattcactggcttctctgtgcctgagttacctcatctgtaaaatggggatgaaggctatgagccccctgtgggacaacctgaacaccccgtaacctccccagtgcttagaacagtctaattccgcctctgccactttgctgcgtgtCCCCGGGGAAGtcaattaactcctctgtgcctcagttacctcatctgtaaacgtggctcagtggaaagagcatcggcttgggagtcagaggtcatgggttcaactccccaccaccaattgtcagctgtgtgaccttgggcaagtcacttaacttctctgtgtctcagttacctcctctgtaaaatgggggttaagactgtcagccccacgtgggacaacctgatcaccttgtatcctccccagtgcacaaatgcatcattattattattatttgcacatagtaagcgcataataaatgttattattattattaaaacagggaaacgggcatcagtagcatccttATAAATAAAtgtgacagcgtggctcaatggacagttcacggccttgggagtcagagatcatgggttcaaatcccgactctgccaactgtcagctatgtgaccttgggcaagtcatttagtttaattctatttgttctgacgacttgacagctgtccacatgttttgttgtctgtctcccccttctagactgtgagcccgctgttgggtagggaccgtctctctatgttgccaacttggacttcccaagcgcttaagccctcaataaatacgattgaatatagggacagtccctacccaacagcgggctcacagtctagaagggggagacagacaacaaaacaaaacatattaacaaaataaaataaatagaataaatatgtacaagtaaaatgaatagagtaataaatacatacaaacatatacatatatacaggtgctgtggggaggggaaggagggggagaggaaggaggaggctcagttcattcattcattcaatcgtgtttattgagcgcttacattgagcgcttactgtgtgcagagcactggactaagcgcttgggaagtccaaggtggcaacatcatcatcatcatcatcaatcgtatttattgagcgcttactatgtgcagagcactgtactaagcgcttgggaagtacaaattggcaacatatagacagtccctacccaacagtgggctcacagtctaaaagggggagacagagaacaaaaccaaacatactgacaaaataaaataaataggttagatatgtacaagtaaaataagtaagtaaataaataaataaatagaataataaatatgtacaaacatatatacatatatacaggtgctgtggggaagggaaggaggtaagaagggggggatggagagggggacgagggggagagtcagaggtcatgggttcaaatcccgactctgccaattgtcagctgtgtgactttgggcaagtcacttcacttctctgggcctcagacggtgagccccccgtgggccaacctgatcacctcgtaacctccccagcgcttgcaacggagctttgcacagagtaagcgcttaataaatgccatgtctctatgggttgccgactcgtacttcccaagcgcttagtccagtgctctgcacacagtaagcgctcaataaatacgattgatgatgatgatgatgtactaagcgcttgggaagtacaagttggcacttctctgggcctcagactgtgagccccccccggtgggacaacctgatcaccctgtaacctccccagcgcttggaacggtgctttgcacagagtgagcgcttaataaatgccattattattattatcgttattataaaaTGAAATAGTTACCGCTTGCAGATGTCATCGGCGGCCTCCTGGGTGAAGAGCCGCTGCTGCAGGACGTTGTTGAGAGCGTGGACGGCGCACAGCTCCCGGCGCTGCCGTTCGTGGTACACCGTGGGGGGGGACATCATCGTCATCGGGGGGTCCAAAGGGGGGTCCAAAGGGGGCTCGGGGGGCCCGGACatccccccctttttcccccctcctgccccttctagactgcaagcccactgtgggtagggaccctctctctatgttgccaatctgtccttcccaagcgcttaatacagtgctctgcacacggtaagcgcccaataattgAACGACTGAATCGTGGGctccggggtcagaggtcaacccCCGGGCCCCAATGCCGCCCCCCTTTGCGTCCTCCTCCCGCGGCTCCCCGTGCCCCAGCCCGGGGGCCaccacatagtccagtgctcagcacacagtaggcgctcagtaaatacaactggactgaactgaatgaatggttgtccCAAGGCGACACCGGCTCCGGGACGCCGAGGGAGCCAAACAGGCTGCAGGCTCTGAGCAGGCCCGAACTACATCTCCCAGCGGCCCTCGGGGCAACGGCCAAGCCGGCCCCATTGGCCAGCGCGCCGGCAAAATGGCGGCCCCTGAAACTACCACTCCCAGAGGCCCCcgcggccccgccctcccctaTCCACCCGCCCTGCGGGTCGCCGGGCATTATGGGAGATGTAGTGCGCGCTCTTCTTCCAGAGCATTAtgggacgccccccccccccccacaccgcaGCCCTCGGCCCGCTCCACGAGGGCCGCTGAAAACCGATGACGTCACTGAGAGGcggtgtggttcagtgggaagagcccgggctttggagtccgaggtcaggggttcaaatcccgccttgtgccaattgccggctgtgtggctttgggccagtcgcttcacttctctgggcctcagttccctcatctgtcaaatggggatgaatcaatcaatcaatcgtctttattgagcgcttactgtgtgcagagcactgtactaagcgcttgggaagtacaagttggcaacatatagagacagtccctacccaacagtgggctcacagtctaaaaggatgaagattaggtcatgggttcgaatcccagctctgccaattgtcagctgtgtgactctgggcgagtcacttcacttctctgtgcctcagttccctcatctgtaaaatggggatgaagactgtgagccccccgtgggacaacctaatccccttataacctccccagcgcttagaacagtgctttgcacatagtaagcgcttaataaatgccataaaaaaaaagactgggaggccccccgtgggacaacctgatcaccttggaacctccccagtgcttagaactgtgcttttcacacagtaaacgcttaataaatgttatcattattattattataaagcaccgaggcccaggggaggggcggtgagggtaataatcataataacgatggtatttgttcattcatccattcattcattcattcaatcgtatttattgaactcttactgtgtgcagagcactgtactaagcgcttgggaagtacagattggcaacatatagagacggtccctacccaacagtggggctcacagtctagaagggggctcacagtctagaagggactttgttaagcgctcactatgttccaagcactgccctaaacgttggggtagatccaaggtaatctggttaacccgcatggggctcacagtctcaattcccattttacagacgaggtcactgaggcccagagaaatggagtgacttgcccaaagtcacacagctgacaggtggcagggccgggattagaagcagcagcagattagagaagcagcatggctcagtggaaaaagcccgggctttggagtcagaggtcatgggttcaaatcccggctccgccaattgtcagctgtgtgaccttgcgcaagtcacttcacctctctgggcctcatctgtaaaatagggatgaagactgtgagcccccctgtgggacaatctgattaccctgtaacatccccagcgcttagagcagtgctttgcacattgtatgtgcttaataaatgccatcattattatttttattattattattatcattattattaacccaccacctccgactctttccactaagccacactgcttttagactgtgagcctgttgctgggtagggaccgtctctatatgttgccaacttgtacttccccagcgcttagaacagtgctttgcacatagtatgtgcttaataaatgccatcattattattattattattaacccaccacctccgactcccaagcccaggctctttccactaagccacgctgcttttagactgtgagcccgtttttgggtagggaccgtctctatatgttgccaacttgtacttcccaagcgcgttgtacagtgctcacacagtaagcgctcaataaatacgattgcatgaatgaagggTAGGAAGACGGAGACTCGGGGTTGAGGGGTGAGAGGGGGCCAACGGGTTCTAGAAGTCAAAATTTACTCAACAGAAGGAAAAGGGCCGGGTGGTGGGGGGCGGTTTTggtaaggaaggagaaggggagatgggaaggggaggaagaactgaggcagaagggagggctgaATTGCCATCGGGCAAAGTTGCCTCTGGTCTCTTCCCCACAGGAGGTGTCTCGTCTGACTTTCCGGTCCACTAACACAGCTGGACTCCGGGCTCGGGGCTGCGGCCACAGCAGACTGGCGAGAGATACAGGGAGAAATGTTAGGCTGGGGGCCCAGGAAGGGCATGGGACACTCGACAATCTCCAAgttgggaggagggtgaggggctgGTATCTCTGGGGAAGGGATTGGGGTCTCGGATCAGGGCGTGGGGGGTCCCACCAAGGAGGCTGGTCCAGAAGGCGCCCAGCGTGGCCGAGCCGGTGACGGCCCCGGGGTCAGCCGGGTTCTCCCTCCGCGTCCGAACGGAGAAGCTGCGGccgccggggcccggggggccggtGACTTCCACCTCCACCACGTGCCGGTCGACGAGGCTGCGGACAAGAGGGGTGCTGGTCAAGTCCTGGGGtcactcccttcccagccccaggttctgaccctcctccccaccctgggctaTCCGGGGGTCGGTCAGACCCTCCCCGGTGGTCAGTCACTCCCTGACCTGGTATCGGCCACCAGCCGTCCGATGACCCGATCGAATCCCAGCCCCGGAGCGGACAGGCAGGCCGCGGCCATGGTGTTGGAGtttcggggggcggcggggcacAGGCCGCGGACCGGGCCCTCATACAGCACCCGCCGGCGTCCCAGCCCATCCCCGGCCCCGTCGCCCTCCTCTTTTCCCGGTCCTGCCAGACGGGCCGCCAAGGGGCCCTCCAATCGGAAACCGTCCGGATGCGTCGCCATTGTGACCCTCaggccctggaggaggtgggagcggCAGAATCATCTATCAGCTACACAACCCCACACGCACACCCCCCACTTCACCCCTGGCCCTGTCAGCCCCttccctaggagaagcagcgtggctcagtggaaagagcccgggctttggagtcagaagtcaggggttcaaatcccagctctgccaattgtcagctgggtgactttgggcaggtcacatcacttctctgggcctcagttacctcatctgtaaaatggggattaagactgtgagccccccttgggacaacctgatcaccttgtaacctccccagcgcttggaacagtgctttgccattattattattattattcccccactcTGTCTAGCTTCCCCTCTGCACCCTGCCTTGACAAGCTCCCTCCGCCCGGCCCCTCCAGGTTTCTTCCACTGCTAGGCCGGGCACCCCCTCACCAGAAGCCCCCCAGCCTGGTCCAGCCTCCGGATGTCTTCTGCCCCCCATaatgccccccgggggacaaataCTGTGTGGCCCCCGTGGCTCGAGGCCTCACGCAGCCTTCTCTCCGTATCCTGGTCCgcgaaggcagagggagatcccacctggggaagggaaaagggcagggtcattcaagggaaggagagagaggatagGGAGCGATGGGGGAAGGGCCAAAGGGTCTCAGGAGTTGGAAACTGAGGGACTCCTGGGGCAGGGAGGACTAAGGGAACAGCCCAAGGAAGGCCGGGTGAGGAAGGCTACCGGAAAAATCCTCAAAGCCTGAGGAAGTCTGGGAAAGTATTGGAAGAATTGGGATGGGGGCCGGGTGAGGAACACTACTGGAAAAATCCTCAAAGCCTGAGGGAGTCTGAGAAAGTATTGGAagagttgggatggggaggagtctgGAGGGGAGTTGAGTTAATTCAGTACTCTCCACCCAGGAGCTGCTCAATACTAGTGATGGAGGAAGCCGCCGCCACTCAGAATTTGAGTGCAAcgcagtagaagtaatagtaataatagtagtagtagtagttttgttatgcgcttactgtgtgcagagcaatgtactaaatgctgggaaagagcacacaggaatgaattatatatgtacatatatacacatatatatgtatatatatgtatatgcatatatattgtatatgcatatatatgtatatatgtttgtacatatttattactctattttacttgtacatatctattctatttattttattttatatatgtttgtacatatttattactctatttatttatttatttttcttgtacatatctattctatttattttattttgttaatatgtttggttttgttctctgtctcccccttctagactgtgagcccaactgttgggtagggaccgtctctatatgttgccaacttgtacttcccaagcgcttagtacagtgctctgcacacagtaagcactcaataaatgtgattgattgattgattgattgatttaattagaCATGGATCCTGTCCCTGGAGGGGTTCACTAGCACTGGGAGGATAAAATGAGCCCTGTGGAGAGGATTAGAAGTGGGAAGAGGTCTGGGGAGTTatatgggggggggctcacattaaggGAGAATgtggatcgatcaatcgatggaatttaatgagcacttacagtgtactgagcactgtactaagtgcttgggaaatctcACCTGGAGATAGCTGCTGTTCAGGGTTTAGGAGTGGGTAGGGGAGAGAGAATATGGGAGGTGAACTGGGGTCCCGTTGGGGAAGGGATTGGGGAAagacaatctagactgtgagctcatttggggcaggaagtgagtctgccaactctgttgtattgtactctcccaaacacttagtgcagtgctctccacacagtacgtgctcaataaatatgactgattgattgattgattgattgagagggtgtccctgggagggggaggagaagggagagctcAGCAGGAGGTCTCTGGGCTcaagatgggggcggggggggtgttaGGGATGTTAGgtgttagtcttttagactgtgagcccactgttgggtagggactgtctctatatgttgccaatttgtacttcccaagcgcttagtacagtgctctgcacatagtaagcactcaataaatacgattgatgatgaggggtgAGAGGGTGTAGAAGAGTCCCCTGGAGGGATGAGGGTAGAAGGGAAGGGAGATCTCACCATGAGGTCACTGCTGTTCAGTATCTGGGGCCCGAAGTCTCTCGCTACATGAGGGTGCGCCACCTCAACCACTAGATGCGGACACCTGGaagatgggtggggagggagagtggaagagaCCCCCAGATTCGGGTCACGGGATGACCGGGACAAGGAAGATCCCTTACAGAGGGGCAGCCGCAGGTTCCTGGAACGGGGAGCAAGTTTCAGGGTCTGGGTCACTGACCTCTCCGCAAAGGTTGCCAGGTCGAGGAGCTGCAGCGCGGGGGGCACAGCACCTCCCATCCGGCCGGGGTCCCGGTTCCATACGAAGACCAGCTCGAGGCCCAGTGCAGGCCCCTCGGAGAGCAGCCGCTGGACCAGGTACTGGCCTGGTGGAAGAGGACCGGGGGTtgtagagggaaagagggaagggagacagcggtggagagggggtggggggcccctGGGGCTGGGGCAAGGCCGGGGCCTAGGGGGAAGAAGGGCAAGCTGAGCCCTGGAGGATTGGAGGAGAGGGTTGCGGGTGGAAGTGGGTggtgagggggaccatggccgggttCTGGGCGAACCAGCCGGACGGGACCGGAAATGGGCCGCAGGGAGTTAGCGAGGCCGGAGGGTGTCCGGTCCGGAGAGATGAGGGTCAGGagctctgggaggggggaatgggggcGTTGGGGATGACAGTCCCCAGGCCTGGTCTCACCGAGCCGGCCGAAGCCGGCGACTCC
This window encodes:
- the ASPDH gene encoding putative L-aspartate dehydrogenase, encoding MSRAGRPGAPKRVGVAGFGRLGQYLVQRLLSEGPALGLELVFVWNRDPGRMGGAVPPALQLLDLATFAERCPHLVVEVAHPHVARDFGPQILNSSDLMVGSPSAFADQDTERRLREASSHGGHTVFVPRGALWGAEDIRRLDQAGGLLGLRVTMATHPDGFRLEGPLAARLAGPGKEEGDGAGDGLGRRRVLYEGPVRGLCPAAPRNSNTMAAACLSAPGLGFDRVIGRLVADTSLVDRHVVEVEVTGPPGPGGRSFSVRTRRENPADPGAVTGSATLGAFWTSLLVCCGRSPEPGVQLC